GGCGCGGTGCTGGTCAAGTGGATTCGCTGCACCGTGGTGGACCGCCGCGGCTTCGAGCGGGGGCAGCGAAAGTGGGCGGGGCTTCTGGGAGAGCCGGGGTTTCGAGGGCAGGGCGGAGGCTGGAGTCGGGGGCGGCCCTCCGTCGCGCACATCTTCGCCTTCTGGGAGAGCCGTGCCTTCTACGACTCCTTCATGGCCCGTTCCCACGACCGGCTCGCGGCGGCCCAGTCGGGTACGTTCAAGGACTCCCAGGTCAAGCTGTTCGACTATCGCTTCGACGTGAAGACGGGCTTCGAGCCGCGTTTCACCGACGCCGATCTGCTCCGGGTCGCCCATTGCCGCGTCCACGAGGACCGCGCCGAGCACTTCATGCTGATGCAGGAGAAGGTGTGGAACCCCGCGATGGCCGGCTCGCCCGGCATGATCCGCGGGCTGTTCGGTGAGGCGCCCGGGAGCGAGTTCCTGGTGCTGTCGATGTGGCAGTCGGCCGCCGAGCACGGCAAGTACCGCACCGAGCGCGTGGAGCGGCTCGCCCTGCGTGCTCAGACCGAGGCGGACATCGCGGCCCTCAGAGGTGACATCGTGGGGTTGGAATCGACCTGGATAGTTTGAGATCTGGACGCACCCTTCGTGTGCCCAGTGTGGCCCATGGTGCAAGAAATGTGTGACCTACGCTGTATGGAGCCCGTACGAGTGCTCGATGGGCCGTCACTCGATCTAGGGTTTTGGCATGGCACGACCACGGCGCATCGTCCTTGTCCGGCATGGTGAGTCAACCGGCAATGTTGATGACACCGTGTACGAACGTGAGCCCGACCATGCCCTGGCGCTGACCGAGCGGGGCTGGCGGCAGGCCGAGGAGACGGGAAAACGGCTGCGCGAGGTGTTCGGCCGCGAGCGCATCAGCGTGTACGTCTCCCCGTACCGCCGTACGCACGAGACGTTCCGCGCCTTCCACCTCGACCCCGAGCTTGTCCGCGTGCGCGAGGAACCCCGGCTGCGCGAACAGGACTGGGGCAACTGGCAGGACCGGGACGACGTCCAACTCCAGAAGGCCTACCGGGACGCGTACGGTCACTTCTTCTACCGCTTCGCCCAGGGCGAGTCCGGGGCGGATGTGTACGACCGGGTCGGCGGCTTCCTGGAGAGCCTGTACCGCAGCTTCGAGGCCCCCGACCATCCGCCGAACGTGCTGCTGGTCACTCATGGCCTGGCGATGCGGCTGTTCTGTATGCGCTGGTTCCACTGGACGGTCGCGGAATTCGAGTCGCTGTCGAATCCGGGGAACGCGGAAATGCGGATGCTCGTTCTCGGGGAGGACGGCAAGTACTCGCTCGACCGGCCGTTCGAGCGCTGGCGAGATCCGGAACCGTATGGGATCACCGGATAGAGTGGCAGAGCGATGACCGCTGACTCCTCTCCCGACGGGCGCCTGGACCGCGCCCTGGCCAGCCTGCGTGGACTCGCGGTCGGGGATGCCCTGGGCTCGCAGTTCTTCGTGCCGGTGAACTACCCGCTGCTGAAGCGCCGCGAGCTGCCACAGGCTCCCTGGCAGTGGACGGACGACACGGAGATGGCGTGCTCCGTCGTGGCCGTCCTCGCCGCCCACCACCGCATCGACCAGGACGCCCTGGCCCGCTCCTTCGCCGAGCACCACGACTTCGACCGCGGATATGGTCCGGCGGTCAACCGTCTACTGCGGCTGGTCCGTGAGGGCGGCGACTGGCGTGAGCTCGCGGCTGCGCTCTTCAACGGACAGGGGTCCTGGGGGAACGGCGCAGCGATGCGGATCGCCCCTCTTGGCGCCTGGTACGCGGACGACCCGGAACAGGCGACCCACCAGGCCGAGATCTCGGCGTACCCCACGCACCAGCACCGTGAGGCCGTGGTCGGCGCCATGGCCGTCGCCGCTGCCGCCTCCATGGCCGCGGCCCCCGGCGGCCCGCCCAGTGCCGAGGTACTCCTGGACGGCGTCATCGCGCTCGTTCCCAAGAGCGCTGTCGGAGCCGGCTTGCGGCGCGCCCGCGACATGCTCGACTACGCCGACGCGGCCACGGTGGCAGCGGTGCTGGGTTGTGGGCGGC
This genomic window from Streptomyces sp. DG2A-72 contains:
- a CDS encoding YdbC family protein, which encodes MLVKWIRCTVVDRRGFERGQRKWAGLLGEPGFRGQGGGWSRGRPSVAHIFAFWESRAFYDSFMARSHDRLAAAQSGTFKDSQVKLFDYRFDVKTGFEPRFTDADLLRVAHCRVHEDRAEHFMLMQEKVWNPAMAGSPGMIRGLFGEAPGSEFLVLSMWQSAAEHGKYRTERVERLALRAQTEADIAALRGDIVGLESTWIV
- a CDS encoding histidine phosphatase family protein, yielding MARPRRIVLVRHGESTGNVDDTVYEREPDHALALTERGWRQAEETGKRLREVFGRERISVYVSPYRRTHETFRAFHLDPELVRVREEPRLREQDWGNWQDRDDVQLQKAYRDAYGHFFYRFAQGESGADVYDRVGGFLESLYRSFEAPDHPPNVLLVTHGLAMRLFCMRWFHWTVAEFESLSNPGNAEMRMLVLGEDGKYSLDRPFERWRDPEPYGITG
- a CDS encoding ADP-ribosylglycohydrolase family protein produces the protein MTADSSPDGRLDRALASLRGLAVGDALGSQFFVPVNYPLLKRRELPQAPWQWTDDTEMACSVVAVLAAHHRIDQDALARSFAEHHDFDRGYGPAVNRLLRLVREGGDWRELAAALFNGQGSWGNGAAMRIAPLGAWYADDPEQATHQAEISAYPTHQHREAVVGAMAVAAAASMAAAPGGPPSAEVLLDGVIALVPKSAVGAGLRRARDMLDYADAATVAAVLGCGRRTTAHDTVPFALWSAARALGDYEEAFWTTAQVGGDVDTTCAIVGGVIAAGKAGTSPGAWVERTEALPEWMPTSA